AAGAGTAAAGTAGCCAGCTACAAGCGACCTACTAACCACAATTGATATGGGATGCCGCTAAAAAATCCCACTTGCCGAGTTGCTTAAACAAAATATGAGttatgatgaaattaaaaaaaaatattaaaaaaaaaaaatttgagccagaaaatttcagaaaagttCAGTactatttggtctagtggcatagtctTCCGTTCGTAAGtaggaggttgtgagttcgactcacgaaagaCTAATTATAGTATTTGAGCTgtttatctaataaaaaaaaattaagaaaagattGCAAATGCATATGAGAAAATAAATTTGGGCAATTGGGTATAGCAATAAGATTGATGGGTGTAGAGAGTAAATCTGTCCATAAAATCCGCACAAATTGGGCCCACAAAATTCCAAGCTTTTGAAAATCCGCACCATTTCTTAAGAAAAAGAAACCCAAGGCACAAAACACAAAACGGCTCGTGGTGGACCCATTCACCACTAATCTTTTTGTCCTTAAACTCTGCAACACTTCATCACTACTCTCCCCACTTTACCTCCCTACATTATTTCTTTCCCTCCTGCAAAAATCCCTGCTTTCAATCCCATTTCCCATTCCCACCATTGTTTAATCACTACCCTTTTCTTCCAACTAGCTTTGCTTTCTTTCTCCAACCTCTTTTCCTTTGGTTTTTCCTACTCAGATTCCTTGTAAAGCAAAACCCTTTTCTCTTCTCAGAAGTGAAAATGGTGAAGCGGCTTTGTTGCTCTGGGTGGTTGGTTTTTAGTAGCTGTCTACTGCTAGCAGCTCTTGTTTCCTCCAAGCACCATGGTAACTCCTGTAACTCTGAATTTTCACTCTTTCCCTACTTGTGGTTTCTCAAGCTATTGCAACTTGCTGCAGATTCCCTCAAGTTCTTAGCTTTTTGATCTTTTTGTTAATTAAGATTTCCCTATTGAAGAAACATATGCACATACATTTTCACTTTTAGTAGCAGCTTTCAATATTATGTCTGTGCCTGGATTATAGTGCATATAATATGTAGATTTGATGATTTTTTGTGGTGATGTCTAAATGCTGTGGAAGATTAATATCAATTTGCTGAATCCTGCCTTCTACTTTCTTGTATGGGCTTCTCAAGTAGCAAAATTAAGTTTGGGGAGAGATGGGAGGTTTAAGAGAAATTACTGTTCTCAGTTAAGAATATTGAGAGATGACTTATCATATATGTTTTAGTTTATTTGTCATTTTGCCATTGTGGGAAGACTAGGGTGCTAATAGTGTTCTAGAGAGATTAGGAGTCTCATGCCTGCTACTGAATGCTTTGAAGTGTGAAATAGCATCAGGCGAGTCCCATGCCTGCATTGAATGCTTTCAAGTATGAATGACATCAGACATTGTTAAAAGTAGGCTCCTCTCCTCCCATTTTTCTCCTTTGTATGGGGAGCTACTTTTGGATCTTTAAGAGCCTGTGTTTTCTGCACCTTCGAACATTTGCACAGAAAGAGTATATCTATGGTTTCCATTCACTTTCCACTGTATGCCCAAATCCTAATCCATCTAAATTCAAACGCCTCGAAAGAAATTTTCTTTTCGACATTGAATATCAGGTCCTTTAGAGATGCCAAGTTTGATTCTCTACAGTAGGAATTATAGCATTGCGTCACACTTTTCCTtggcatttttgttttttacttctCAGATTCCTTGGTGATAGTAGGAAACAGTGGCATCCAACTCAATATCTGAGTATTACCTTTATAGTTGACCCTGCTTGGTGCCTGATGAGAATAAAATTAATATATTCTGCACTATGAAAAGTAGATGTGGTTGAAATTAACTTGGCAAAATcaacattcatgttcttaacATTCTTATTCAGTGTATATGTCTGATTCTAGTATTTTGCAACATTAATGATTACATATTTGTATAACTATATTCACTGTGATACTATGTTATCTTATAGTTAGTTACATATGATGGGTGACTTGGTGGTGGTTTGTTCCTCAGGAAACCCTGCAAATGATCTTGTTGAGATTATCAACAACAATCGAACGTCTCACAAGCTTTCCAAACTAAATGACAGTCCTGGACTTGGGTGTATGGCTCTGCAATTTGCTAAGTCATGCAAGGGAAACTGTAGTAGGAATGGCACTATCAACTGTACGCCATCTGAAGACGACTTCACCGAAGTGTTTGCCCCAAATTGTGGCGTTGAGCTACCCACTTTCGGCACCATAACTGGACACATTGTGGGTTGTCACTCCAAGTATCTAGAACCATCATTAGCTTTTGTAAATGTTCTTGTTGGAAACAACAAGGCTTTGTCAATTCTTCGGAATAAGTCACATAATGAGGTGGGAGTAGGTATGGTTGGGGTTCACAAAGGGCCCTTCTTTTGGACTGTGCTCTTCAGTAGTGGGAAGACAAACTCTACATTTGTTCTAGAAAATCGGGGTGCGGGGATTCAGCAGAAGAAAGGTTGCTATAGTGGAAGCAGCATCCCTTGCAGTGCAGGACAAAATATTAAAGCTGATTCTGTGATTTTCAACAATGTTATGATCATAGGTTTTCTTTGTGCTCATCTTCTGCAAAAGTTGTACTTCAACTTATTATGATAATTTGAAATGTTTCACTAGACAATGCTCAAATGTTTGTTACTAGTTTACCCCTTGGGTATAGTGAGGGATAGTTAGACAAAAAGTTTTTGATCCACAATGTATGTTTCTGCTTTTGTCCTTCATATTCTTCT
This portion of the Rosa chinensis cultivar Old Blush chromosome 1, RchiOBHm-V2, whole genome shotgun sequence genome encodes:
- the LOC112173985 gene encoding uncharacterized protein LOC112173985; its protein translation is MVKRLCCSGWLVFSSCLLLAALVSSKHHGNPANDLVEIINNNRTSHKLSKLNDSPGLGCMALQFAKSCKGNCSRNGTINCTPSEDDFTEVFAPNCGVELPTFGTITGHIVGCHSKYLEPSLAFVNVLVGNNKALSILRNKSHNEVGVGMVGVHKGPFFWTVLFSSGKTNSTFVLENRGAGIQQKKGCYSGSSIPCSAGQNIKADSVIFNNVMIIGFLCAHLLQKLYFNLL